Proteins from one Patescibacteria group bacterium genomic window:
- a CDS encoding cation-transporting P-type ATPase — protein sequence MNDQWHVLSADAALARFSVVRARGLSDDRAEEIRKEYGTNEITRKRPWRLLNLILGQLASPLVAILLIAAGITFFMLDDAPEALIIVIAVVINTAIGVIQEGRASRAFEALRKTIERKAHVLRSGVLREMEARALVPGDIIEIDAGMSIEADGRLIEVQRLKVNESALTGEWIGQEKSIHELPAHTPVADRDNMIFAGTLCEAGRARAVVTATGMHTELGKIAQLVSDTREPLTPFQENIRDLARVIGAGAFAFSCVIFALGVTRGESVETMFLTAVALAVSAVPEGLPIAVTVILALGAERILKKGGLLKRLKSAETLGLTTVILTDKTGTLTEGKMEVSQIMPRKEGPRAKDDLLLAGVLTSTAFIENPEAQLAEWHIRGEATDAALLKAGISSGINKDEFERTHIKIETMPFDTELRFSAAIYQKGGEYFVFVSGAPEAILARSHLPADERRELEALYSKAAETGARLIACARKHLHSHTPPTVEHFTGMEFLGFLGLHDPLRADAKVSLHLAQVAGVRPVIVTGDHQLTAQRVARELEFGGNPEHISTGQLMEDGKVDITHIDVFARVLPHQKSLIVEAWQKRGAVVAMTGDGVNDAPALRRADIGIALGSGTDVAKEAADLVLINDSFSTIVGAIEEGRAVIDNIRKVMTFLLATAFTEIILVGGAFVLGLPLPLLPAQILWMNLVGEGFFNFAFAFEKREKDVLTRRPQEHGAFFTSEMKAMVFIVGISADLLLLSVFVKLLGAGIPLDTVRTVMFYGLAINAFFFVFSIRSLRRPIWKINFFSNPYLLLAFSASMLMLLPTLFVEPLQKLLHLQPLEPMYFAALLLLGLVDLCIIEAVKYIFIIRRLRGGIEVVLQS from the coding sequence ATGAATGATCAGTGGCATGTTTTGAGCGCTGATGCGGCGTTGGCTCGTTTTTCGGTAGTACGCGCGCGTGGTTTGTCTGATGATCGTGCCGAAGAAATCCGCAAAGAATATGGAACAAACGAGATCACGCGCAAGCGTCCTTGGCGGCTGTTAAATTTGATACTGGGGCAACTCGCGAGCCCGCTCGTTGCTATTTTGCTCATCGCCGCGGGCATTACTTTTTTTATGTTAGACGACGCGCCCGAGGCGTTGATCATTGTCATCGCGGTGGTGATCAATACAGCCATCGGCGTCATTCAAGAAGGTCGGGCATCGCGTGCATTTGAAGCGTTACGCAAAACCATTGAGCGCAAAGCGCATGTATTGCGCTCAGGTGTGTTGCGCGAGATGGAGGCGCGCGCTTTGGTACCGGGTGATATCATTGAGATTGACGCGGGCATGAGTATCGAGGCGGATGGCCGTCTCATTGAGGTTCAGCGTCTCAAGGTTAATGAGTCGGCTCTCACCGGTGAGTGGATAGGTCAAGAAAAAAGCATCCATGAACTGCCCGCGCATACGCCGGTTGCTGATCGTGACAATATGATTTTTGCAGGAACCCTCTGCGAGGCGGGTCGCGCACGAGCGGTGGTGACAGCAACCGGTATGCATACCGAGCTTGGTAAGATCGCGCAACTTGTCTCCGATACGCGCGAACCACTCACGCCATTTCAAGAAAACATCAGAGATCTTGCGCGCGTGATTGGCGCTGGCGCGTTTGCGTTTTCGTGCGTTATTTTCGCGCTTGGTGTTACGCGCGGAGAGAGTGTCGAGACAATGTTCTTGACCGCGGTAGCACTCGCCGTATCTGCGGTACCCGAGGGGCTTCCGATTGCGGTCACCGTCATCTTGGCATTGGGTGCGGAGCGTATTTTAAAAAAAGGAGGACTCCTCAAGCGCCTAAAAAGCGCGGAGACATTGGGGCTTACGACAGTTATTTTGACAGATAAAACAGGTACCCTTACTGAGGGTAAGATGGAAGTATCACAAATCATGCCACGCAAAGAAGGTCCGCGTGCCAAAGATGATTTACTATTGGCAGGCGTACTCACCTCAACTGCATTTATTGAAAATCCTGAAGCACAGCTCGCCGAGTGGCATATACGAGGTGAGGCGACTGATGCAGCGCTGCTCAAAGCGGGTATAAGCTCTGGTATCAATAAAGATGAGTTTGAGCGAACGCATATCAAAATCGAGACAATGCCGTTTGATACCGAGCTTCGTTTTTCAGCGGCAATATATCAAAAAGGCGGAGAATATTTTGTATTTGTCAGCGGCGCGCCCGAGGCAATTCTTGCGCGTTCACATCTACCTGCCGATGAGCGTAGAGAGCTTGAAGCTCTCTATAGCAAGGCAGCGGAGACTGGCGCGCGTCTTATCGCGTGCGCGCGCAAACATCTACACAGTCATACTCCTCCGACGGTTGAGCATTTTACTGGCATGGAGTTTTTGGGATTTTTAGGTCTTCATGATCCACTTCGCGCGGATGCCAAGGTCTCTTTGCATCTCGCCCAGGTCGCGGGAGTGCGTCCGGTAATCGTGACGGGTGACCATCAGCTGACGGCCCAGCGTGTAGCACGCGAGCTTGAGTTTGGCGGTAACCCTGAACATATATCAACAGGACAATTAATGGAGGATGGTAAGGTCGATATCACACATATCGATGTATTTGCGCGCGTCTTACCGCATCAAAAATCTTTGATAGTAGAAGCGTGGCAAAAGCGCGGCGCGGTAGTCGCTATGACGGGCGATGGCGTCAATGACGCGCCGGCATTGCGTAGGGCCGATATTGGCATTGCGCTCGGGTCTGGGACTGATGTCGCTAAAGAAGCGGCTGATTTGGTGTTGATCAATGATAGTTTTTCGACGATCGTCGGTGCTATCGAAGAAGGCCGTGCCGTTATCGATAATATCCGCAAAGTGATGACCTTTTTGCTCGCGACTGCGTTTACCGAGATTATTCTGGTTGGAGGCGCATTTGTATTGGGGCTACCCTTACCACTTTTGCCCGCGCAGATTTTATGGATGAATCTGGTAGGTGAAGGTTTTTTCAATTTTGCGTTTGCGTTTGAAAAACGCGAGAAAGATGTGCTTACGCGTCGGCCCCAAGAGCATGGTGCGTTTTTCACTTCTGAGATGAAAGCGATGGTGTTTATCGTAGGTATTTCAGCAGATCTTTTGCTGCTCTCGGTGTTTGTAAAATTACTCGGTGCGGGCATCCCGCTCGATACCGTACGCACGGTCATGTTTTACGGTCTTGCGATCAACGCGTTTTTCTTTGTATTTTCTATTCGTAGTCTTCGCAGACCTATCTGGAAGATCAATTTCTTTTCAAATCCTTATTTGTTACTTGCTTTTAGCGCAAGTATGCTCATGTTGCTCCCAACACTATTTGTAGAACCCTTACAAAAACTCTTGCATCTTCAACCACTTGAGCCAATGTATTTTGCAGCGCTTCTTTTGCTCGGGCTCGTTGATCTCTGTATTATTGAGGCGGTGAAATATATATTTATCATCCGACGCTTGCGCGGGGGTATAGAGGTTGTGCTACAGTCGTAA
- a CDS encoding DNA recombination protein RmuC has translation MQIELIGIFLAGAVLAFAVAWVILRGRKSGPAGESMLMLQSQISDIERKLDARLGESTRLIQSQGESSFKIIRDVTEKLTKLDETNRQVVNFADQLQSLQDILKNPKQRGVLGEYYLETVLKNILPPSAYQMQYKLGKSDEGRDLIVDAVILVGEKVIPIDSKFSLENYNRVVEAKGTEERERFEKAFKQDLKMRIDETSKYVRPQDSTMDFALMFIPSEAIYYDLTINQVGTIKVNTQDLIQYALTKRVHIVSPNSFYAFLQTILQGLNQMKIEKSVGEVIKRVGDLGRHVAAYEQYYIKLGTSLDSTINHYNTGYKELKKIDKDVTRIAGEGIGIDPQLLDTTDRNG, from the coding sequence ATGCAGATTGAACTTATCGGAATTTTTCTTGCGGGCGCGGTTCTTGCGTTTGCTGTAGCGTGGGTGATATTGCGAGGGCGCAAATCGGGGCCTGCCGGCGAGAGCATGCTGATGCTTCAGAGTCAGATTAGCGACATTGAGCGCAAGCTCGACGCGCGGCTTGGCGAGTCAACGCGGCTCATTCAGTCACAAGGGGAGTCATCATTTAAAATTATTCGCGATGTCACCGAAAAGCTTACCAAGCTTGATGAGACAAACCGTCAGGTGGTGAACTTTGCCGATCAGCTTCAGTCACTTCAAGATATTCTCAAAAACCCCAAACAGCGCGGCGTGCTGGGCGAATATTATCTGGAGACCGTACTTAAAAATATTTTGCCGCCGTCTGCCTATCAAATGCAGTATAAGCTCGGTAAGAGCGACGAAGGGCGTGATTTGATTGTTGACGCTGTTATCTTGGTAGGCGAAAAGGTAATACCTATCGATTCAAAGTTTTCGCTTGAAAATTATAACCGCGTAGTAGAAGCAAAAGGTACTGAAGAGCGCGAGCGCTTTGAGAAGGCTTTCAAGCAAGACTTAAAGATGCGTATCGATGAGACTTCCAAGTATGTCCGTCCACAAGACAGCACGATGGATTTTGCGCTTATGTTTATCCCATCAGAAGCAATCTATTATGATCTGACGATCAATCAGGTAGGTACTATCAAGGTAAACACGCAAGATCTGATCCAATACGCTCTGACAAAGCGCGTGCATATCGTCTCGCCAAACTCGTTTTATGCGTTTTTGCAGACTATCTTGCAAGGGCTCAATCAGATGAAAATCGAGAAATCTGTAGGCGAAGTCATCAAGCGCGTGGGTGATCTCGGCCGACATGTAGCCGCCTACGAGCAGTATTATATCAAGCTCGGCACTTCCCTTGACTCAACTATCAATCATTACAATACCGGTTATAAAGAGCTTAAAAAGATAGACAAAGATGTCACCCGCATAGCGGGCGAGGGCATCGGAATTGACCCTCAACTTCTTGACACAACAGACAGAAACGGGTAG
- the rplU gene encoding 50S ribosomal protein L21 produces MIAVIETGGKQYLVGAGQKFKIEKLPESEGDTIVFDKVLLVIDGETVSIGKPYLKGVSVEADIMRQGRLRKIKILRYHSKTRRRRRKGHRQHFTEVAIKTIKK; encoded by the coding sequence ATGATCGCAGTTATTGAAACAGGCGGCAAGCAATATCTTGTTGGTGCCGGCCAGAAATTCAAGATTGAAAAGCTCCCTGAGTCAGAAGGGGATACGATTGTGTTTGATAAAGTTTTGCTCGTGATCGATGGTGAGACAGTATCTATCGGCAAGCCGTATTTGAAAGGCGTGAGTGTCGAGGCGGATATCATGCGCCAAGGCCGCCTCCGCAAGATCAAGATTCTCCGTTACCACTCAAAGACTCGCCGCCGTAGACGCAAGGGTCATCGCCAACACTTCACCGAAGTAGCTATCAAGACCATTAAAAAATAG
- a CDS encoding toprim domain-containing protein — MHPEPIKRLIDFFTRLPGIGPRQASRFAYTLLDEDGSTLKGFARALEALALQVSRCEECFRSVETADGTKCSTCKLGAFNALLIVEKDQDFETVSKSGLWDGGYHVLGGTISLLNEKTRVTERIRALYDRVSVRAKGREAPLEIVLATSLTTEGDATGLYIERVLEPYIKNKSITLTRLGRGISTGTEMEFADPQTLKNALKNRK, encoded by the coding sequence ATGCACCCCGAACCCATCAAGCGTCTGATAGACTTCTTCACGCGCCTTCCCGGTATTGGGCCGCGCCAAGCGTCTCGCTTTGCCTATACACTTCTCGACGAAGATGGCTCAACGCTCAAGGGTTTCGCACGCGCACTCGAAGCGCTCGCCTTGCAGGTCTCGAGATGTGAGGAATGTTTTCGTAGTGTTGAGACCGCTGATGGCACAAAGTGCTCGACCTGTAAACTTGGTGCGTTTAACGCACTCCTGATAGTCGAGAAAGATCAAGACTTTGAAACGGTATCAAAAAGCGGATTGTGGGACGGCGGCTACCATGTGCTCGGCGGCACCATATCACTGCTCAATGAAAAAACGCGAGTAACCGAACGCATCCGTGCACTGTATGACCGCGTGAGCGTTCGTGCCAAAGGACGCGAAGCGCCACTCGAAATAGTACTCGCGACATCACTAACTACTGAAGGCGACGCAACTGGCCTCTACATTGAGCGTGTACTCGAACCCTATATAAAAAATAAATCAATCACACTCACTCGCCTCGGACGAGGAATCTCTACCGGCACCGAGATGGAATTTGCCGATCCACAAACTCTCAAAAACGCGCTAAAAAATAGAAAGTAA
- the dnaB gene encoding replicative DNA helicase yields MTDPLKIPPHNRDAEMAVLGSVMIDRNAMIRVVDVVTADDFYVTEHAIIFRAMLDLFERNAPLDVLSVQTYLEEKGQLERAGNPSYLAGLINAVASPASAGHYASIVNRKRVLRDLISASYAIGEMGYREDQDVDILLDQAESHIFGISQRSLRQKFFPVRDALQEAWERIDNLHKGDGAVRGVPTGFDKLDNLLSGLQNSDLVILAARPSLGKTSLALDIARNAAVQHKIPVGIFSLEMSNQQLIDRFIAAEAHVDLWKLRTGRLSEHSNDFVRINDALARLAEAPIYIDDAATSNVLQMRAMARRLQSESNLGLIIIDYLQLMQPRQHTDNMVQQITEISRSLKQLARELNVPVLALSQLSRAVEQRHPPIPKLSDLRESGSIEQDADVVMFIYREDRVKKDSARPNIAEILVEKHRNGPTGKVELYFNPEKASFSSLDESFT; encoded by the coding sequence ATGACCGATCCGCTCAAAATACCTCCTCATAACCGTGATGCCGAGATGGCAGTACTTGGTTCGGTTATGATTGATCGCAACGCCATGATTCGCGTGGTTGATGTGGTAACGGCTGATGATTTTTATGTAACGGAACACGCTATCATTTTCCGCGCGATGCTGGATCTATTTGAACGCAACGCACCGCTCGATGTTTTGTCAGTACAAACCTACCTGGAAGAAAAGGGCCAACTGGAGCGTGCAGGCAACCCAAGTTATCTAGCAGGCCTCATCAATGCGGTCGCAAGCCCTGCGAGTGCTGGCCACTATGCATCAATTGTAAACCGTAAACGAGTACTTCGCGATCTCATCTCGGCATCATACGCCATTGGCGAGATGGGGTACCGAGAAGACCAAGATGTAGATATACTACTCGACCAGGCAGAAAGCCATATCTTTGGTATCTCTCAGCGCTCACTGCGCCAAAAGTTTTTCCCCGTGCGCGACGCACTGCAAGAAGCGTGGGAGCGCATCGATAATCTGCACAAGGGAGATGGTGCCGTGCGTGGTGTACCAACCGGCTTTGATAAACTTGATAACCTTCTCTCGGGTCTTCAAAACTCTGATCTTGTCATTTTGGCGGCACGGCCTTCGCTCGGTAAGACATCGCTTGCTCTCGATATCGCGCGCAATGCGGCAGTACAACACAAAATCCCCGTTGGTATTTTTAGTTTGGAAATGTCGAATCAACAGCTCATCGACCGCTTTATAGCGGCTGAAGCTCATGTAGATCTTTGGAAACTGCGTACGGGGCGACTCTCTGAACATTCAAATGATTTTGTGCGTATCAATGATGCGCTCGCGCGCCTTGCTGAAGCCCCCATCTATATCGATGACGCCGCCACCTCAAATGTGTTGCAGATGCGTGCGATGGCGCGGCGCCTGCAATCTGAATCAAATTTGGGCCTTATCATCATTGACTATCTTCAGCTCATGCAGCCACGCCAACATACCGACAATATGGTGCAACAAATCACCGAAATTTCGCGCTCACTCAAACAACTCGCGCGCGAACTCAATGTGCCAGTACTTGCTCTCTCGCAGCTCTCGCGCGCGGTAGAACAGCGTCACCCACCAATACCCAAGCTCTCAGACCTTCGCGAATCAGGATCCATCGAGCAAGACGCTGATGTGGTTATGTTTATCTATCGTGAAGACCGAGTCAAGAAAGATTCGGCACGCCCCAATATCGCCGAAATTTTAGTAGAGAAACATCGTAATGGTCCCACTGGTAAAGTAGAGCTTTACTTCAACCCAGAGAAAGCGAGCTTCTCATCGCTCGATGAATCATTCACTTAG
- the cysS gene encoding cysteine--tRNA ligase encodes MVKTERLAVTLYDSLARAERPFAPAVGATVRLYTCGPTVYRSQHIGNYRTFLFEDMLRRTLVASGWRVKHVMNITDVGHLASDADEGEDKVEREARRTGKTAWDIAKYFEKEFLEDIASLNILHPVKLVRATEHIVEQIALIKTLEKKGFTYRTTDGLYFDTSKLPNYGELAGRDQNTIQAGSRVAIGEKQNATDFALWKFAESGEKRQMEWPSPWGVGFPGWHIECSAMSMKYLGKTIDIHCGGADHREIHHPNEIAQSEAATGKLFSRFWMHSAFLTVKGQKMAKSSPESNITIATLREHGFDPLDFRYFTLGTHYRKPVSFSWEALGGARAARLKLVASLGNLPKRKARSDDAMKKDILAAFADDLASPRALARLWQGIHESASRPAVLWADKLFGLNLAYDAIASPVPTHIRALADQREIYRQTKDWQKSDELREKLAAQGWRVEDTPRGPVVHKI; translated from the coding sequence ATGGTTAAGACAGAAAGACTGGCTGTAACGCTCTATGATTCGCTCGCGCGTGCCGAACGGCCTTTTGCGCCAGCTGTAGGTGCTACCGTGCGTCTGTATACCTGCGGGCCTACGGTATATCGCTCGCAACACATCGGCAATTATCGTACCTTTCTTTTTGAAGATATGTTGCGCCGTACCCTTGTCGCATCAGGTTGGCGCGTCAAACATGTCATGAACATCACCGATGTAGGGCACTTGGCATCTGATGCTGACGAAGGTGAAGACAAAGTAGAACGCGAGGCTCGCCGTACGGGCAAGACTGCTTGGGATATTGCAAAATATTTTGAGAAAGAATTTCTCGAAGATATCGCGTCGCTCAATATCTTGCATCCGGTCAAATTGGTACGCGCGACCGAACATATCGTCGAGCAAATAGCGCTCATCAAGACACTTGAAAAAAAAGGATTTACCTATCGTACTACTGATGGTCTTTATTTTGACACCTCAAAACTACCAAATTATGGTGAACTTGCAGGACGCGACCAAAATACTATACAAGCCGGATCACGCGTAGCCATAGGTGAGAAACAAAATGCTACTGATTTTGCGCTTTGGAAATTTGCAGAAAGCGGCGAAAAACGGCAAATGGAATGGCCCTCGCCATGGGGAGTGGGATTCCCCGGCTGGCATATCGAGTGTTCGGCAATGAGCATGAAATATCTCGGTAAAACGATTGATATTCACTGCGGAGGGGCAGATCATCGCGAGATTCATCACCCCAATGAAATTGCGCAATCGGAGGCGGCTACTGGCAAACTCTTTTCGCGCTTTTGGATGCATAGTGCGTTTCTAACCGTCAAGGGTCAGAAGATGGCCAAATCATCACCCGAAAGCAATATCACTATAGCCACGCTTCGCGAACACGGATTTGATCCGCTCGATTTTCGATACTTTACCCTCGGTACCCATTACCGTAAACCCGTTTCGTTTAGCTGGGAGGCGCTTGGGGGCGCTCGTGCTGCACGACTTAAACTCGTAGCATCTTTGGGAAACCTCCCAAAGAGAAAAGCTCGCTCTGACGATGCTATGAAAAAAGATATTCTTGCCGCATTTGCTGATGATCTCGCCTCTCCTCGGGCGCTCGCGCGCCTTTGGCAGGGTATCCACGAGAGCGCGTCTCGCCCCGCGGTATTGTGGGCTGATAAACTTTTTGGACTCAATCTTGCTTATGATGCGATTGCCTCTCCTGTTCCCACACATATTCGGGCGCTCGCTGACCAGCGAGAGATATATCGACAAACAAAAGACTGGCAAAAATCTGATGAACTGCGCGAAAAACTAGCCGCCCAGGGTTGGCGCGTAGAAGATACGCCGCGTGGGCCCGTAGTCCACAAGATATAA
- a CDS encoding magnesium transporter CorA family protein: protein MDKVSSRHVSWIDLEQPTEEKIGDLVHRYSIHPLVAQELLTATYRPKLEDYDDHLYLVLHFPVCDKKTTATLSREIDFVIFPYTLITVHYEDIPHLDDFQQFLAGHEAVRERKFGRSSGQLLYQIIKQLFAASRDELRVLEKRIDAVQEKVFSGNERSALQEISGLRRDILNFQKALKPQETVLKSLAEHGKKFFGPDASPYFNDILGEYTQLWNIVEDLRATLNVIYETNVSLLSVSVNEAVRFLTAVSFILLPLQVVINLFGMNITNIPLAHHPNAFWILLALNGVVGIIILQWLRQKDWL from the coding sequence ATGGACAAAGTGTCATCACGACATGTCTCTTGGATAGATCTTGAGCAACCGACGGAAGAAAAAATCGGTGATTTAGTTCACCGGTATAGTATTCATCCACTCGTTGCCCAAGAGCTTTTGACGGCGACCTATCGCCCAAAACTTGAAGACTACGACGATCATCTCTATTTGGTGTTGCATTTTCCTGTGTGCGACAAGAAAACAACCGCTACTTTGAGTCGTGAGATTGATTTTGTCATCTTTCCCTATACGCTCATCACGGTCCATTATGAGGACATCCCCCATCTCGATGATTTCCAGCAATTTTTGGCAGGGCACGAAGCGGTCCGGGAACGCAAATTTGGCAGATCATCAGGTCAGCTCCTCTACCAGATCATTAAACAGCTTTTTGCCGCATCGCGCGACGAGCTTCGTGTGCTTGAAAAACGAATAGACGCCGTGCAAGAAAAAGTATTTAGTGGCAACGAACGCTCGGCGCTCCAAGAAATATCGGGATTGCGTCGTGATATTCTCAATTTTCAAAAAGCCCTCAAGCCACAAGAGACGGTGCTCAAATCGCTCGCTGAACACGGCAAGAAATTTTTTGGACCTGATGCGTCCCCTTATTTCAATGATATCCTCGGCGAGTATACACAACTTTGGAACATCGTCGAAGATCTGCGCGCGACACTCAATGTCATCTACGAGACCAATGTCTCGCTCTTGTCAGTAAGTGTCAACGAAGCGGTGAGATTTCTGACAGCAGTATCTTTTATATTGCTTCCGTTGCAAGTGGTCATTAATCTCTTTGGTATGAATATTACCAATATCCCACTCGCTCATCATCCAAATGCCTTTTGGATTTTACTTGCACTAAATGGCGTGGTTGGTATCATCATCTTGCAATGGTTAAGACAGAAAGACTGGCTGTAA
- a CDS encoding S41 family peptidase: MGNERRFFVFVTALVIVTSSFGIGAWFGFNERASIERVLGVVNQLPSGDLTEKLKEVDFEPFWKAWEAVERKHITDNPIDRQAMVWGAIQGMVGSLGDPYTVFFPPKDHEDFQSEIKGEFSGIGAEIGIRKEILTVIAPIKGSPSERAGLKAGDKVLKIDDAYTENLTLDQAIHKIRGERGTKVVLTIARTGEDKPREISIMRDVIRMPIIVTEKKGDVFVVTLFSFSQNSSEEFQKAVREFLRSGASKFVLDLRNNPGGYLHSSVDIASWWLPEGEVVAREEFRNREATIYRSAGFGALEKIPTVLLVNQGSASASEILAGALQEHKKATIIGERTFGKGSVQELEDITDKTSLKITIARWTTPSGKSISKEGLAPDIEVKFDPQGDPAKDIQLERALEHLRTTR; the protein is encoded by the coding sequence ATGGGTAATGAGCGGCGTTTTTTTGTTTTTGTTACAGCGTTGGTGATTGTCACTAGTTCTTTCGGCATTGGCGCATGGTTCGGATTCAATGAGCGCGCTTCGATCGAGCGAGTGTTGGGCGTCGTAAACCAATTGCCATCGGGCGATCTTACTGAAAAACTAAAAGAGGTTGATTTTGAACCATTTTGGAAGGCATGGGAGGCAGTCGAGCGCAAACATATCACTGATAATCCTATCGATCGGCAGGCGATGGTGTGGGGTGCTATTCAAGGTATGGTGGGGAGCTTAGGCGATCCGTATACCGTCTTTTTTCCACCCAAAGATCATGAAGATTTTCAGAGTGAAATCAAGGGCGAGTTCTCGGGTATCGGCGCGGAGATTGGTATCCGCAAAGAAATTTTGACTGTTATCGCGCCAATCAAAGGTTCTCCGTCAGAACGCGCGGGACTCAAAGCGGGTGATAAGGTGCTCAAGATTGATGATGCCTACACTGAAAATCTTACGCTCGATCAAGCAATTCATAAGATCAGGGGTGAGCGAGGCACGAAAGTCGTGCTTACGATAGCGCGTACCGGTGAAGATAAACCGCGCGAAATTTCTATCATGCGTGATGTTATCCGCATGCCCATTATCGTTACAGAAAAGAAAGGCGATGTCTTTGTGGTTACACTCTTTAGTTTCTCGCAGAATTCGAGCGAAGAATTTCAAAAAGCCGTCCGCGAGTTTTTGCGATCAGGTGCTAGCAAGTTTGTGCTCGATCTTCGTAATAACCCCGGTGGGTATCTCCATAGTTCAGTCGATATCGCAAGCTGGTGGTTGCCCGAGGGCGAGGTGGTTGCGCGTGAAGAATTTCGTAATCGTGAAGCAACTATTTACCGTAGCGCAGGTTTTGGAGCGCTCGAAAAAATACCTACGGTTTTGCTGGTCAACCAAGGTTCCGCGTCAGCGTCAGAGATTCTGGCAGGAGCACTCCAAGAGCACAAAAAAGCGACCATTATTGGTGAACGAACATTTGGCAAGGGCTCAGTACAAGAGCTTGAAGACATTACCGACAAGACTTCGCTCAAAATCACCATCGCACGATGGACGACACCATCAGGTAAGTCGATTTCCAAAGAAGGACTCGCGCCTGATATCGAGGTTAAGTTCGATCCCCAAGGCGATCCTGCAAAAGACATACAGCTCGAACGCGCCCTTGAGCACTTGCGCACCACGCGCTAG